The genomic interval CTCCACCTCGTCCGCGGTGAGGGCCAAGGACAGATGCTCGGGGTAGCGCGCGATGACGCGGCGAGCGATATCGATTTGCTCGAGCTGCACGCGTGCGAAGCCCCCGGCCTTGTCCTCTCCCGGGATGTAGACGGACCAGAACTGCCCGCCCACTCCGCCCGCGCGCAGGCGGGCAAGGTCTGTCTGCCCCGGGGTGGGCCGGCGGAGATCGTAGGCCTCGACGTCCCGCGGAGCGTGCTTGTCGATACGGATCGCCCAGGGAAGATCGTTGTGACCATCGATCAGCGGATGCTTCTCGAGCAGCTTGCGCGCCCGTCGGAGCGCCCCGTCCTCCTGGGCGGAAAGGAGGGTGGGGGCCAGGACCAGGAGGGCGATGGCCCGCGATAGCCTCAGGAAGCCGGCGCTGCTCACCGGGACCAGGGGAGCTTCCAGTGCTTCGGGGAGGGCGCGGGCGAAGGGGACGAGCGGGGCAGGGGCGAAGGCGACGCGGGGGGCGGGGGCGTGGGGTCGGTCCAACCGAGGACGGGCCGAATTTGCTGGGGCCGGGAGGGCAGGAAGAGAACCACCACGGCCAGGACCACGACCAGCCCGAAGGCGATGGCCAGGGCCTTTAGGTCCCAGGGAAGGCTCGACCAGGCGGGCAGCTCGGACAGCAACCCCCGGCGGGCCCGTGCGGGAGGCGCGGCCGGCGGCGGGGGGAGCTCGCCGCGGTCGGCCTGCTCCCGGGTGGTGCCGCAATGGCACACCGACACCCGGTTCGGAACCCGACGCTTGCAGCTGGGGCACGTCCAGGTCGCGGACGTCATGATAACCATCCTGTTTTGCCCGGCGGCGGCGTGTCAAGTCCGCCCCCCCCCTCATGTACCATGGCCGGGTGGCTCGTCCCCTCCCTCCCCTCCGGCAAGACCTGGATGTCATGCCGTCGCCGGTGCGGGACCGACCGGGGTTGCTCATGCGCGACCCCCTCCGCTACACCGAGGACGCGCTCATCATCCCCCCCCCTCTCGTTCCCTTCCTGAGGCTCTTCGACGGCGAGCACGACGAGTTGGACCTGGCGGAGGCCCTGGTCCGCGCCACGGGGGAGATCCAGGTCCAACGGGCCGTGCGCCACCTGGTGGACACGCTGGGAGGGGGCGGGTTTCTCGCCAACGAGACCCTAGAGCGCCTGCAGGAGGAGCGGCAGCGCGCCTTCACGGGGGCGTCGCGGAGGGAGCCGGTGCACGCGGGCACCGCCTACCCGGCGGAGCCGGCCGCGCTGGCCACCACCCTGGGCGGCTACCTGGCGGCGGGGCCGGGCCGGGGAGCGCCCGCCGACCTGCGCGGCATCGCCGCCCCCCACGTCAGCCCCGAGGGGGGATGGCGGTCGTACGGGGCCGCGTACGGGCTGCTCGGGCCCGACCTCGCGGACCGCACGTTCGTGATCCTCGGCACATCCCACTACGGCGAGCCGGGCCGTTTCGGTCTCACCCGCAAGCCCTTCGCCACGCCCCTCGGCGAGTCCCTCTCCGACCTCGAGCTGGTGGAGCGGCTGGAACGGGAGGGCGGCCGGGTCGTGCGCAGCGAGGACTACTGCCACGCGGTCGAGCACTCGATCGAGTTCCAGGTCATTTTCCTGCAGCACGTCCTCGGGCCGGAGATCCGTGTCCTCCCCATCCTGTGCGGCCCCTTCCTCCCCCGCGCCCGGCCGGAGGACGATGAGGGCGTGCGCCGCTTCCTGGACGTCCTTTCCGAGCTGGCCGTCCGTGAGGAGGACCGTCTCTTCTGGGTGCTGGGCGTGGACATGGCCCACATGGGGCGGCGCTACGGGGACGGGTTCGTGGCGAGGGCCGACGGTGGCGAGATGGCGGCGGTGGCGGAGCGGGATCGGGAGCGGATCACCCGGATCGCCAGGGGAGACGCCGGGGGCTTCTGGGACCTCGTGGAAGGGAAGGGAGACGATGACCTCAAGTGGTGCGGGGCTTCGCCCTTCTACACCTTCCTGCACGCCGCGGGACCCCTGCGCGGGGAGCTGCTTCGCTACGAGCAATGGAACATCGACCCCGAGAGCGTGGTGACGTTTGCCGGCATGGCCTTCGCGGCGCCCGGGGCCACCCTCAGCAAAGGAGCCTCATGACCAACCGAATCGCAATCCCCGCCTGGGGCCTTTGCCTGCTGGCTCTGGGCCCGGCTGGGCCCGCGCCCGCGGGCGAGGACGCGCCCCCGCCGCCCCGCCCGGTGGCGGTGGTGGGCGGCGTCCCCATCACCGCCCTCCAGCTGGAGGAGGCGATCAAGGGCCCGCTCCTGGAGCTCCGCCTTCGGGAGGACAGCCTCCGAAGCCAGGCCCTGGACGAGCTCATCACCCAAGCCCTCCTGGAACGGGAGGCGGCCGCACGGGGGATCACCCTGACCACCCTCCTCAAGACGGAGGTCGAGGAGAAGGCCACCGTGACGCCCTCTGAGGTAAAGGCCTTCTACGAGAGCAACAAAGAGCGCTTCCGGGATGAGGGAGAATCGGCGGCGCTGAAGCTGATCGATGCCGGGCTGGCGCAGCAGCGCCAGCGGGAGCGGCGGGAGGCCTTCGTTCGCGAGCTCCGCGCCAAGGCCGGCGTGCGCGTGCTTCGGGAGCCGTTGCGGCTGGCGGTGGAGCCGGGAGCGGGTGCCAGCCGCGGACCCCGAGGGGCGCGCGTGACCATCGTGGAGTTCTCGGACTTCCAATGCCCCTACTGCGCCCGCGCCCGTCTCACCCTCGATCGCCTGCGCGCTACCTACGGCGATCGGGTCCGGATGGTCTACCGCGACTTCCCCCTGCCGATGCATCCCCAAGCCGCAAAGGCGGCGGAAGCCGGAGCCTGCGCCGGGGAGCAGGGGAAGTTCTGGGAGATGCACGACCGCATTTTCGAGAACCAGGCCCGGCTCCAGCTGTCGGACCTGAAGCGCTACGCGGGGGAGCTGGGCCTGGAGGCGCAGGGTTTCGAGCAGTGCCTGGACTCGGGCCGACACGCGGCCGACTGGACGCGGGATCTGGAGGAGGGGGCGCGCTACGGGGTGTCCGCCACTCCCGCCTTCTTTATCAACGGACGGCCGCTCGTGGGAGCCATGCCCTTCGAGAGCTTCGCCCAAGTCATCGACGACGAGCTGGAGGCGACCGCGCTCAAGCCTCCAGCGAAAACGGAGTGAAGTTCGTGTCGCGGTCGAAATAGTCCTCGCTCTCTGCCCGCTTGAGGAAGTTCACGACTTTGTAGGTCAGGGGTGTCATGACGACCTCCCAGGCGACCTTCAACAGATAGTTGTCCACCAGCACGCGGAGCACGAGCTCGTTGGGCCACACGCCAAGGAAGGCAAGGGGGTAGAAGATCAGCGAGTCGACCGCCTCCCCCACGATGGTGGAGCCGATGGTTCGGCTCCAGAGCAGGCGCCCCTCGGTCCAGAGCTTCATCTTTGCGAGTACGTAGGAGTTGCAAAACTCCCCGCAGAAGTAGGCGGTGAGCGAGGCGAGCACGATCCGCCAGGTGTTGCCGAAGACGGTCTCGAAGGCGGCTTGGTGCTCCCATCCGGGTGCGGGGGGGAAGGCCAGGATGGCCCAGCTCATGAACGACGCGAAGATCAGAGCGCTGAACCCCGCCCACACCACCTTGCGCGCCCGCGCATAGCCGTAGACCTCGGTCAGCACATCCCCGAAGACGTAGCTGATGGGGAAGAAGAGCACACCCGCGCCGAAGGTGAAGCCCCAGAGGCTGGCCACCTTCGAGGCCCCGATGAGATTGGCGCAAAGCAATACGGTCACGAAGGCCGCCATGACCAGGTCGTAGTATCGATAGGCGCGGGCCGGCGGGGAGGCGTCCTGGGGCATCGCTCGACTCCTTAGGCGATCCGGAGA from Vicinamibacteria bacterium carries:
- the amrB gene encoding AmmeMemoRadiSam system protein B; translated protein: MPSPVRDRPGLLMRDPLRYTEDALIIPPPLVPFLRLFDGEHDELDLAEALVRATGEIQVQRAVRHLVDTLGGGGFLANETLERLQEERQRAFTGASRREPVHAGTAYPAEPAALATTLGGYLAAGPGRGAPADLRGIAAPHVSPEGGWRSYGAAYGLLGPDLADRTFVILGTSHYGEPGRFGLTRKPFATPLGESLSDLELVERLEREGGRVVRSEDYCHAVEHSIEFQVIFLQHVLGPEIRVLPILCGPFLPRARPEDDEGVRRFLDVLSELAVREEDRLFWVLGVDMAHMGRRYGDGFVARADGGEMAAVAERDRERITRIARGDAGGFWDLVEGKGDDDLKWCGASPFYTFLHAAGPLRGELLRYEQWNIDPESVVTFAGMAFAAPGATLSKGAS
- a CDS encoding thioredoxin domain-containing protein, yielding MTNRIAIPAWGLCLLALGPAGPAPAGEDAPPPPRPVAVVGGVPITALQLEEAIKGPLLELRLREDSLRSQALDELITQALLEREAAARGITLTTLLKTEVEEKATVTPSEVKAFYESNKERFRDEGESAALKLIDAGLAQQRQRERREAFVRELRAKAGVRVLREPLRLAVEPGAGASRGPRGARVTIVEFSDFQCPYCARARLTLDRLRATYGDRVRMVYRDFPLPMHPQAAKAAEAGACAGEQGKFWEMHDRIFENQARLQLSDLKRYAGELGLEAQGFEQCLDSGRHAADWTRDLEEGARYGVSATPAFFINGRPLVGAMPFESFAQVIDDELEATALKPPAKTE
- a CDS encoding queuosine precursor transporter, whose protein sequence is MPQDASPPARAYRYYDLVMAAFVTVLLCANLIGASKVASLWGFTFGAGVLFFPISYVFGDVLTEVYGYARARKVVWAGFSALIFASFMSWAILAFPPAPGWEHQAAFETVFGNTWRIVLASLTAYFCGEFCNSYVLAKMKLWTEGRLLWSRTIGSTIVGEAVDSLIFYPLAFLGVWPNELVLRVLVDNYLLKVAWEVVMTPLTYKVVNFLKRAESEDYFDRDTNFTPFSLEA